From a region of the Candidatus Jettenia caeni genome:
- a CDS encoding transcriptional regulator, translating to MTNKKEDIDVKLIKHIQEGLPVTKTPYKDIGQALGMSEEEVIQRLQKLLESGKVRRLAASIAHRKIGINANAMCVWKVPKEQVDEVGKIMADFEEVTHCYERPIYSDWEYNVFTMIHGYTDAECEAVIQAIKKKTGLNDYVILYSEKEFKKVGVRI from the coding sequence ATGACAAACAAAAAAGAAGATATTGATGTAAAGCTCATTAAACATATCCAGGAAGGTCTGCCCGTCACCAAGACCCCATACAAAGATATTGGTCAGGCATTAGGGATGTCAGAAGAAGAGGTAATACAAAGACTTCAAAAACTTCTGGAATCCGGCAAGGTAAGACGGCTTGCAGCTTCCATTGCCCATCGTAAGATTGGTATTAATGCAAATGCCATGTGTGTATGGAAGGTGCCCAAAGAGCAGGTTGATGAAGTGGGCAAGATTATGGCTGATTTTGAAGAGGTCACGCACTGCTACGAACGGCCTATCTATTCCGATTGGGAATATAACGTTTTTACTATGATCCACGGTTATACTGATGCCGAATGCGAAGCTGTAATCCAGGCTATCAAAAAAAAGACAGGTTTAAATGACTACGTGATCCTTTATAGCGAGAAGGAATTTAAAAAGGTTGGGGTAAGGATATAA
- a CDS encoding transcriptional regulator: protein MILCDTDRKILHRLQSNLPLVSRPFLALSKELDIDEDTIIERVKFMIEKGYVRRLAPIINTQAMGREATLAAIKVPEDRIEEVSAIINEYSGVSHNYLRKGRNTHIPYNMWFTMSARNDEELHCLLKEIEDRTGLTVRSLPTTKKFKIGVRFKIY from the coding sequence ATGATACTTTGCGATACCGATAGAAAAATACTTCACCGTTTACAATCCAACCTGCCTCTTGTATCAAGACCATTTCTGGCATTGAGCAAAGAACTTGATATCGATGAAGACACTATTATTGAACGTGTCAAGTTCATGATTGAGAAGGGATATGTAAGACGGCTTGCTCCAATTATCAACACACAAGCTATGGGCAGGGAGGCAACACTCGCTGCAATAAAGGTTCCGGAAGACCGCATAGAAGAAGTAAGTGCGATCATCAATGAATATAGTGGCGTATCTCACAATTACCTCAGGAAAGGGAGAAACACCCATATACCTTACAATATGTGGTTTACCATGTCAGCCAGGAACGACGAGGAGCTCCACTGTCTCCTGAAAGAAATTGAGGACAGGACGGGACTAACAGTCCGAAGTCTACCAACAACAAAGAAATTCAAAATCGGCGTACGCTTTAAAATTTATTAA
- a CDS encoding putative nitrite and sulphite reductase: MEWDKSASMLLEKVPPFIQKMVREKVEAIARNRGKNLVTESEVLAAKEGFMGKPNPQPAVTKQSLPINNEKLSILRKYTKYFDKDGNPVLYQVKPCRGAEVNCPFLIIDSRILANKLQNRLEKSHFTEKLIDKVDGQILPHHTMKLAVSGCPNSCSMPQIKDFGVHAIEPVSVDTHSKCIECMKCVETCRENAVTVTNNQVTIDKEKCVHCGLCAKVCPTGSIKAEEKEYRVMIGGKVGRHPKFAIDLLPQADEPTTLKALDVCADIILSNKTEHRFRTLIEQQGIEEIKKRI; this comes from the coding sequence TTGGAGTGGGATAAGTCTGCATCAATGCTGCTAGAAAAGGTACCTCCCTTTATACAAAAGATGGTTCGTGAAAAGGTTGAAGCCATTGCCCGTAATCGTGGAAAAAATTTAGTAACCGAGTCGGAGGTTCTCGCCGCAAAAGAAGGATTTATGGGTAAACCGAATCCACAGCCTGCTGTTACAAAACAATCCTTACCTATAAATAATGAAAAGCTCTCTATCCTCCGGAAGTATACCAAATATTTCGATAAAGATGGAAATCCTGTTCTTTATCAGGTGAAACCTTGCCGGGGCGCAGAGGTTAATTGTCCGTTTCTCATCATAGATTCCAGAATCTTAGCAAATAAACTCCAGAACAGGCTGGAGAAATCACATTTCACGGAAAAATTAATCGATAAGGTTGATGGACAAATTCTTCCCCACCATACGATGAAGCTCGCTGTATCGGGATGCCCAAATAGCTGTTCTATGCCACAGATCAAGGACTTCGGTGTTCACGCAATAGAACCTGTTTCCGTAGATACACATTCAAAATGTATTGAATGTATGAAATGTGTGGAGACCTGCCGGGAAAATGCCGTTACGGTAACCAATAATCAAGTTACTATTGACAAAGAAAAATGTGTACACTGTGGCCTTTGCGCTAAAGTATGCCCTACAGGCTCAATAAAAGCAGAAGAAAAAGAGTATCGGGTAATGATCGGTGGAAAAGTCGGAAGACACCCCAAATTTGCCATAGATTTACTCCCTCAGGCAGACGAACCCACCACATTAAAGGCTTTAGATGTTTGTGCAGATATTATCCTTTCAAATAAAACTGAGCACCGATTCAGGACGCTTATAGAACAACAAGGAATTGAGGAAATAAAAAAAAGAATATGA